One genomic segment of Sanyastnella coralliicola includes these proteins:
- the rpsM gene encoding 30S ribosomal protein S13 — translation MARIAGVDLPKYKRGIIGLTYIYGIGSSRAKLVLEQANVDPNKKIQDWNDEEIAGIRAAISESFKVEGELRSETQMNIKRLMDIGCYRGIRHRVGLPLRGQRTKNNSRTRKGKRKTVANKKKAVK, via the coding sequence ATGGCAAGGATTGCTGGAGTCGACCTACCCAAGTACAAGCGAGGAATTATCGGTCTAACGTATATCTACGGGATCGGTAGCAGTCGCGCGAAGCTTGTTCTAGAACAAGCCAACGTAGACCCAAACAAAAAGATTCAAGATTGGAATGATGAAGAGATTGCTGGTATTCGTGCCGCTATCTCTGAAAGCTTCAAAGTTGAAGGGGAATTGCGTTCGGAAACACAAATGAACATCAAGCGATTGATGGACATCGGTTGTTACCGCGGAATTCGTCACCGTGTTGGACTTCCTCTACGTGGGCAGCGCACTAAGAACAACTCACGTACTCGTAAAGGGAAGCGTAAGACAGTTGCGAACAAGAAGAAGGCGGTTAAATAA
- the carA gene encoding glutamine-hydrolyzing carbamoyl-phosphate synthase small subunit: MQTDLSSQKAILVLEDGTAFEGKAAGAIGTTTGEIAFNTGMYGYQEIFTDPSYYGQILVMATSHIGNYGVHDEEVESDGMKIAGLVTKKFSDVYSRVAGSGTLQDYLERDNKVGISDIDTRKLVRHIREKGAMNAIISSEDLDVESLRAKVKEVPSMEGLELSSKVTTKEKYTTNAENGKFNVALLDLGVKTNIVRCLTERGCNVTVYPMSTSAEEILASNPDGIMLSNGPGDPAAMPEVVAEVKKLVESGTPSFGICLGHQVIALSQGLATEKMFNGHRGVNHPIKNLVTTKSEITSQNHGFVVSMKSAEENENIEVTHIHLNDDTLAGIRLKNLPVFSVQYHPEASAGPHDSRYLFDQFITNIASHSNAELTQSL, encoded by the coding sequence ATGCAGACTGATCTATCTTCACAAAAGGCAATCCTCGTGCTCGAAGACGGCACAGCTTTCGAAGGAAAAGCAGCCGGAGCCATCGGAACCACAACTGGCGAAATCGCCTTCAATACCGGAATGTACGGATACCAAGAGATCTTCACTGACCCGAGTTACTACGGGCAGATCCTTGTCATGGCTACATCTCACATCGGAAACTATGGTGTTCACGATGAAGAAGTGGAATCTGACGGAATGAAAATCGCCGGTTTGGTAACCAAGAAGTTCTCTGACGTATACAGCCGTGTAGCTGGTAGCGGAACACTTCAAGATTACCTAGAACGTGATAACAAGGTGGGTATCTCTGATATCGATACACGTAAACTCGTTCGCCATATCCGCGAAAAAGGAGCCATGAACGCGATTATCTCGAGTGAAGACCTTGACGTGGAATCACTTCGTGCGAAAGTGAAAGAAGTTCCTTCAATGGAAGGACTTGAGCTTTCTTCTAAAGTGACAACCAAAGAGAAATACACAACCAATGCAGAGAACGGGAAATTCAATGTTGCCCTTCTTGACCTTGGTGTGAAGACGAACATTGTTCGCTGCTTGACTGAGCGTGGATGCAATGTTACTGTATACCCAATGAGTACATCAGCAGAAGAGATCCTTGCTTCGAACCCTGATGGAATCATGTTGTCCAACGGACCTGGTGATCCAGCTGCAATGCCAGAAGTAGTGGCCGAAGTGAAGAAGCTCGTGGAATCAGGAACTCCGTCATTCGGAATCTGTCTCGGACACCAAGTGATCGCTCTTAGCCAAGGATTGGCTACGGAGAAGATGTTCAACGGACACCGAGGGGTGAACCACCCAATCAAAAACCTTGTAACTACGAAGTCAGAGATTACTTCTCAGAACCACGGATTCGTAGTGAGCATGAAGAGTGCTGAAGAGAATGAAAATATAGAAGTGACGCACATTCACCTGAATGATGATACACTCGCTGGAATTCGTCTGAAGAACCTTCCTGTATTCTCAGTGCAGTACCACCCAGAAGCTTCCGCAGGACCGCACGATAGTCGATACCTATTTGACCAATTCATAACTAACATTGCTTCGCATTCGAACGCGGAGCTAACGCAATCCCTATGA
- the rpmD gene encoding 50S ribosomal protein L30, whose amino-acid sequence MAKVIITQVRSTINRPKRQKDTIKALGLKKLNVPVEKEVTPQIMGMINKVSHLLKVEQK is encoded by the coding sequence ATGGCAAAAGTGATCATTACTCAAGTACGTAGCACAATCAACCGTCCTAAGCGTCAGAAGGATACTATCAAAGCGCTTGGATTGAAGAAGCTGAACGTACCAGTAGAGAAAGAAGTAACGCCACAGATCATGGGAATGATCAACAAAGTGAGCCACCTTCTTAAAGTTGAACAGAAGTAA
- the ykgO gene encoding type B 50S ribosomal protein L36 translates to MKVRASLKKRSADCKIVRRKGRLYVINKKNPKFKQRQG, encoded by the coding sequence ATGAAGGTAAGAGCATCATTAAAGAAACGTTCTGCAGATTGCAAGATCGTTCGTCGTAAAGGACGCCTTTACGTAATTAACAAGAAGAACCCAAAATTCAAGCAGCGTCAGGGGTAA
- the rpsD gene encoding 30S ribosomal protein S4 — MARYRGPKSKIARRFREPIFGPDKALERRNYPPGQHGPNRRRNKQSEYSVQLAEKQKAKHMYGILERQFSNLFKKASAKDGITGEVLLQLCESRLDNTVFRLGIAPTRRGARQLVGHRHITVNGNVVNIPSYQLRPGDVIGVREKSKSLQAITSSLAANNQRFDWLDWNASDMTGAFISVPTREQIPENIKEQLIVELYSK; from the coding sequence ATGGCAAGATATAGAGGACCCAAATCGAAAATTGCTCGTCGTTTCCGCGAGCCGATCTTCGGACCAGATAAGGCGCTAGAGCGTCGTAACTACCCTCCAGGACAGCACGGCCCAAACCGTCGTCGTAATAAGCAGTCTGAATACTCTGTGCAGCTAGCTGAAAAGCAGAAAGCAAAGCACATGTACGGAATCCTTGAGCGTCAGTTCTCAAACCTATTTAAGAAAGCATCTGCAAAAGATGGTATTACAGGTGAGGTACTACTTCAACTTTGTGAGAGTCGTCTAGACAACACAGTATTCCGTCTAGGAATTGCTCCTACTCGCCGCGGTGCACGCCAGTTGGTAGGTCACCGTCACATCACTGTGAATGGTAATGTAGTGAACATCCCTAGCTACCAACTACGTCCAGGTGACGTAATCGGTGTACGTGAGAAGTCAAAGTCACTACAGGCGATCACTTCATCACTCGCTGCAAACAATCAACGCTTTGACTGGCTTGATTGGAATGCTTCTGATATGACTGGTGCGTTCATCAGTGTTCCGACACGTGAGCAGATCCCAGAAAATATCAAAGAGCAGCTAATCGTCGAATTGTACTCGAAATAA
- the rpsE gene encoding 30S ribosomal protein S5 — MAEKLRSVRSTDIELKDRLVGINRVTKVTKGGRTFSFSAIVVVGDESGVVGHGLGKAKEVTTAIQKGIDDAKKNLIKVPLIKGTIPHSQRAAYGGARVLVKPASPGTGVIAGGAMRAVLESAGIKNVLAKSLGSSNPHNVVKATFTALSELRDASEIADLRGISVSKVFNG; from the coding sequence ATGGCAGAGAAATTACGTTCCGTACGCTCGACTGATATTGAGCTTAAAGACCGCCTAGTAGGAATCAACCGTGTTACTAAAGTAACGAAGGGTGGACGTACATTCAGCTTCAGTGCGATCGTTGTCGTAGGTGATGAGAGTGGAGTTGTTGGTCACGGTCTAGGAAAGGCGAAAGAAGTAACAACTGCGATCCAGAAAGGGATCGACGATGCGAAGAAGAACCTAATCAAGGTGCCGCTTATTAAAGGTACGATCCCTCACTCACAGCGTGCTGCTTACGGTGGTGCACGAGTGTTGGTGAAGCCAGCTTCTCCTGGTACAGGAGTAATCGCAGGTGGTGCAATGCGTGCAGTACTTGAGAGTGCAGGTATCAAAAACGTACTTGCAAAGTCTCTAGGTTCGTCAAACCCTCACAACGTAGTGAAGGCAACTTTTACTGCGCTTAGTGAACTTCGTGATGCGTCAGAAATTGCCGATCTTCGCGGAATTTCAGTGAGTAAAGTATTTAACGGATAA
- the rpsH gene encoding 30S ribosomal protein S8 — MYTDPIADYLTRIRNAQMARHKVVEIPASNLKKEMTKILFDKGYILNYKFMDDEVQGKIKIALKYHPKTKRPAITEIQRVSKPGLRKYAGADGLPRVLNGLGISILSTSRGVITDKEARKLNVGGEVLCYVY; from the coding sequence ATGTACACAGATCCAATCGCAGATTACTTAACGCGCATTCGTAACGCACAAATGGCGCGTCATAAAGTGGTTGAAATTCCTGCTTCTAACTTGAAGAAGGAAATGACCAAGATCCTCTTTGATAAAGGATACATCCTAAACTACAAGTTCATGGATGACGAAGTTCAAGGAAAGATCAAGATCGCTTTGAAATACCACCCGAAAACTAAGCGTCCAGCAATTACTGAGATCCAGCGCGTATCTAAGCCTGGTCTTCGTAAGTACGCAGGGGCTGATGGCCTTCCTCGCGTTTTGAACGGACTAGGAATTTCGATCCTCTCTACTTCACGTGGCGTGATCACTGACAAAGAAGCTCGTAAGCTGAATGTCGGAGGAGAGGTGCTATGCTATGTTTATTAA
- the infA gene encoding translation initiation factor IF-1: protein MAKQSSIEQDGTIIEALSNAMFRVELENGHVITAHISGKMRMHYIKILPSDRVKVEMSPYDLTKGRITFRYKK, encoded by the coding sequence ATGGCGAAGCAATCGTCAATAGAACAAGACGGAACAATTATCGAGGCGCTCTCTAACGCAATGTTTAGAGTGGAGCTCGAGAATGGACATGTGATCACGGCTCACATTTCAGGAAAGATGAGAATGCACTACATCAAAATCCTTCCTAGTGACCGAGTGAAAGTAGAAATGTCGCCATATGACCTAACAAAGGGACGAATTACATTCAGATACAAGAAATAA
- a CDS encoding DNA-directed RNA polymerase subunit alpha codes for MAILDFQKPDKVILLESTDFKGQFEFRPLEPGFGITIGNALRRILLSSLEGFAITSFKMEGVDHEFSTVKGIVEDVTEIILNLKQVRFKQQIEGTDAERVLINVSGQDTLTAGDIGKFTSAFQVLNPDHVICKMDSKVKINMEVNIGKGRGYVPAEENKEANAPVGTIAIDAIFTPIRNVKYHIENYRVEQKTDYEKLVLDIDCDGSISPKDALQEAAKILIHHFMLFSDERITLESEEKAETEEFDETSLHMRQLLKTKLVDMDLSVRALNCLKAADIESLGDLVSYNKNDLLKFRNFGKKSLTELEDLVESKGLSFGMNVSKYKLDKE; via the coding sequence ATGGCTATTCTCGATTTTCAGAAACCAGATAAAGTCATCCTACTTGAATCAACTGATTTCAAAGGACAGTTCGAATTCCGTCCTCTGGAGCCAGGATTCGGTATCACCATAGGAAACGCACTACGTCGTATCCTACTTTCTTCACTCGAAGGATTCGCTATTACATCTTTTAAGATGGAAGGTGTTGATCACGAGTTCTCTACTGTGAAAGGTATTGTAGAGGATGTAACAGAAATCATCCTTAACCTGAAGCAGGTGCGCTTTAAGCAACAGATCGAAGGAACTGACGCGGAGCGTGTACTTATCAATGTATCTGGACAGGATACCCTTACCGCTGGAGACATCGGTAAATTTACTTCAGCTTTCCAGGTGTTGAACCCTGACCACGTTATCTGTAAAATGGATAGCAAAGTGAAGATCAACATGGAAGTGAACATCGGTAAAGGACGTGGTTACGTTCCTGCTGAAGAAAACAAAGAAGCAAATGCTCCTGTAGGAACAATTGCGATCGATGCGATCTTCACACCGATCCGTAACGTGAAGTACCATATTGAAAACTACCGTGTAGAGCAGAAAACTGACTACGAAAAACTAGTTCTTGATATCGACTGTGACGGATCAATCTCACCGAAAGATGCACTTCAGGAAGCTGCGAAGATCCTGATCCACCACTTCATGCTATTTAGCGATGAGCGTATCACGCTAGAAAGCGAGGAGAAGGCAGAAACTGAAGAGTTCGATGAAACTTCACTTCACATGCGTCAGCTACTGAAGACGAAGCTTGTTGACATGGATCTTTCAGTGCGTGCATTGAACTGTTTGAAAGCAGCAGACATCGAGTCTCTCGGTGATCTTGTTTCTTACAATAAGAATGATCTACTGAAGTTCCGCAACTTCGGTAAGAAGTCGCTCACTGAGTTGGAAGACCTTGTAGAAAGCAAAGGCCTTTCATTCGGAATGAACGTCTCTAAGTATAAATTGGATAAAGAATAA
- the rplF gene encoding 50S ribosomal protein L6, protein MSRVGKAPVTIKDGVEIKIDDNNVVTVKGPKGELTQEIDPVITLKVEEGELTLERPNDDKDIRSKHGLYRALINNMVEGVTQGYKIELELVGVGYRAKTAGQRLELALGYSHPIVMELAPEVKVVAETVKGQNPIVTLESHDKQLIGQVAAKIRSLRKPEPYKGKGVRYKGEHIRRKAGKAAAKK, encoded by the coding sequence ATGTCACGTGTAGGAAAAGCACCTGTAACTATTAAAGACGGCGTTGAGATTAAAATCGACGACAACAATGTAGTTACGGTAAAAGGACCAAAAGGCGAGTTAACTCAAGAAATTGACCCAGTGATCACACTGAAGGTTGAGGAGGGTGAGCTCACACTAGAGCGTCCAAATGACGATAAAGATATTCGTTCAAAGCACGGTCTTTACCGCGCATTGATCAACAATATGGTGGAAGGTGTAACTCAAGGTTACAAGATCGAACTCGAGCTTGTAGGTGTAGGTTACCGTGCGAAGACTGCTGGTCAACGCCTAGAGCTTGCTCTTGGATACAGCCACCCTATCGTTATGGAATTGGCTCCTGAAGTTAAGGTTGTCGCTGAAACAGTGAAAGGACAAAACCCAATCGTTACTCTTGAGAGTCACGATAAGCAGTTGATCGGACAGGTTGCTGCGAAGATCCGCTCACTACGTAAGCCTGAGCCTTACAAAGGAAAAGGAGTTAGATACAAAGGAGAACACATTCGTCGTAAGGCTGGTAAAGCTGCGGCTAAAAAATAA
- the rplR gene encoding 50S ribosomal protein L18, whose protein sequence is MGLSKREKRIRIKTRVRGKLNGTAEKPRLSVFRSNKQIYAQIIDDTSGKTLAAASSVKMTEAQSVPKNEQATMVGKAIAEAAKSAGVETVVFDRNGYIYHGRIQKLAEAAREGGLQF, encoded by the coding sequence ATGGGACTTTCTAAACGAGAAAAAAGAATCCGCATCAAGACCCGTGTACGCGGGAAGCTTAACGGAACTGCTGAGAAGCCACGTCTTTCAGTTTTCCGTTCAAACAAGCAGATCTACGCTCAGATCATTGATGATACGTCTGGAAAGACATTGGCTGCTGCTTCATCTGTAAAGATGACTGAAGCACAATCAGTGCCTAAAAACGAGCAGGCGACGATGGTTGGAAAAGCAATCGCTGAAGCAGCTAAGTCTGCTGGTGTTGAAACAGTAGTATTCGATCGTAACGGTTACATCTACCACGGTCGTATTCAGAAACTTGCAGAAGCTGCTCGTGAAGGAGGGCTCCAATTCTAA
- the rpsK gene encoding 30S ribosomal protein S11: MAKNVKKKKNVQVDATGEAHIRASFNNIIISLTNNQGQVISWSSAGKMGFRGSKKNTPYAAQVAAEDCGKEAYDLGLRKIRVLVKGPGSGRESAIRTLHNLGIEVMEIVDITPIPHNGCRPPKRRRV, from the coding sequence ATGGCCAAAAACGTCAAGAAAAAGAAGAATGTACAAGTGGATGCCACTGGTGAAGCACACATCCGCGCGTCATTCAACAACATCATTATCTCGCTGACGAACAACCAAGGACAAGTTATCTCTTGGTCTTCTGCGGGTAAAATGGGCTTCCGTGGCTCTAAGAAAAACACTCCTTACGCTGCGCAGGTTGCTGCTGAAGATTGCGGAAAGGAAGCGTACGATCTTGGACTACGAAAGATCCGTGTACTAGTTAAAGGTCCAGGTTCTGGCCGCGAATCAGCGATCCGTACCCTGCATAACCTAGGAATCGAAGTAATGGAGATTGTCGATATCACTCCTATTCCTCACAATGGATGTCGCCCACCTAAGCGTCGTCGCGTTTAA
- the rpsN gene encoding 30S ribosomal protein S14 → MAKESMKARERKRQKLVARYAEKRAALKEAGDWDALQKLPKNSSYVRLRNRCSLTGRPRGYMRQFGISRVTFRKMANSGMIPGVKKASW, encoded by the coding sequence ATGGCTAAGGAATCAATGAAAGCCCGTGAGCGTAAGCGTCAGAAGCTTGTTGCTCGTTACGCAGAGAAACGCGCAGCTTTGAAAGAAGCTGGTGATTGGGATGCGCTACAGAAGCTACCTAAGAACTCATCTTACGTACGTCTTCGCAATCGTTGCAGCCTAACAGGCCGCCCTCGTGGATACATGCGTCAATTCGGAATCTCACGTGTGACTTTCCGTAAAATGGCAAACTCAGGAATGATCCCTGGGGTAAAGAAAGCAAGCTGGTAA
- the map gene encoding type I methionyl aminopeptidase, whose product MGGRKIYYKTEEEIDLIRESSLLVGKTLAEVAKHIKPGVTTLQLDKVAEECIRDNGGEPGFLGYGGFPNSLCTSVNDQVVHGIPNDIPLEEGDIVSVDCGVKMNGFYGDSAYTFEIGEVSEDVKRLLRVTKECLEIGIEYAVAGNRMGDLGYAIQKHAEDNGFGVVRELVGHGLGKDLHEAPEVPNYGRRGNGVKLREGLVLAIEPMITLGKRQVKTLSDGWTIITADKLPAAHFEHDVVVRNGKAEVLSTFELVEEVLGIKTV is encoded by the coding sequence ATGGGAGGTCGTAAGATCTACTACAAGACCGAGGAGGAAATTGACCTCATTCGGGAAAGTTCTTTACTTGTTGGAAAGACCTTAGCTGAAGTGGCGAAACACATCAAACCTGGTGTGACAACCCTACAGCTTGATAAAGTCGCAGAAGAGTGCATCAGAGACAATGGTGGTGAGCCAGGGTTTCTTGGATACGGAGGATTTCCGAATTCACTGTGTACTTCTGTTAATGATCAGGTCGTTCACGGAATTCCAAACGACATTCCGCTTGAAGAAGGAGACATCGTCTCAGTTGATTGCGGAGTGAAGATGAACGGATTCTACGGAGACTCAGCTTATACTTTCGAGATTGGCGAAGTTTCTGAAGACGTGAAACGATTACTTCGAGTAACCAAAGAGTGTCTAGAGATTGGTATTGAATATGCCGTTGCTGGAAACCGAATGGGTGATCTCGGATACGCGATCCAAAAGCACGCCGAAGACAATGGCTTTGGTGTGGTAAGAGAGTTGGTCGGGCACGGACTTGGAAAAGACCTGCACGAGGCACCAGAAGTTCCCAACTATGGGAGACGAGGAAACGGAGTGAAACTTCGTGAAGGACTCGTTCTGGCAATCGAACCGATGATCACTCTTGGAAAACGTCAAGTCAAAACATTAAGTGATGGCTGGACGATCATTACTGCTGATAAATTACCTGCAGCTCACTTCGAACACGATGTTGTCGTTCGAAACGGAAAAGCAGAGGTCTTATCAACGTTTGAACTAGTTGAAGAAGTTTTAGGAATTAAAACAGTTTAA
- the rplO gene encoding 50S ribosomal protein L15 — translation MELHNLKPAQGSVKKRKRVGRGEGSGHGGTSTRGHKGAKSRSGYKSKIGFEGGQMPLQRRVPKFGFKNRNRVEYKGINVDTIQALVDEKGLDTITPEILVENGLAGKKDLVKILGRGELNAKVNVTAHKFSTSAQKAIEEKGGTVTTL, via the coding sequence ATGGAATTGCATAACCTTAAGCCAGCGCAAGGCTCAGTCAAAAAGCGCAAGCGAGTTGGTCGAGGTGAAGGATCCGGTCACGGAGGAACTTCTACCCGCGGTCACAAAGGAGCTAAATCTCGTTCTGGATACAAGTCTAAGATCGGATTCGAGGGTGGACAGATGCCTCTACAGCGTCGTGTACCTAAGTTCGGATTCAAGAACCGTAACCGCGTTGAATACAAGGGTATCAACGTAGATACGATTCAAGCACTTGTAGACGAGAAAGGTCTTGATACGATCACTCCTGAAATTCTCGTTGAAAACGGTCTAGCTGGAAAGAAAGATCTAGTGAAGATCCTAGGTCGAGGGGAACTAAATGCCAAAGTGAACGTTACAGCACATAAATTCTCTACGTCTGCTCAAAAGGCAATCGAAGAGAAAGGCGGAACAGTAACAACACTTTAA
- the secY gene encoding preprotein translocase subunit SecY, protein MKNIFTKLQDIFKHEELRKKILITFGFILIYRVGSFVVLPGVNSDVLAAQLDSLGGGGLGQILTLFTGGAFTRASIFALGIMPYISASIIIQLLSIAVPSVQKLQREGESGRKKISQWTRFLTIAITLVQAPGYLASSVASVPGAVPQADSFWWFSSVTILTASTLLIMWLGEKITDKGIGNGISLLIMVGIIATFPQAILQEFLLDDVKFYFFLIEIAALLIVIGACVALVQAVRRVPVQMAKNIQTGPTHMPLGEGQRSYIPLKVNSSGVMPIIFAQAIMFVPLYMQQTEAFQSNSVLLALSDFNGVWYNLIFFVMIVVFTYFYTAITVRPKDMADDLKRQGSFIPGVKPGRATADFLDGVLSRITLPGSIFLGLIAILPAIVLNLGLTHAQTFSYFFGGTSLLIMVGVILDTLQQIESYLLSRHYDGLMKSGKLRGRENSPVNTGAASF, encoded by the coding sequence ATGAAGAATATTTTCACAAAACTCCAGGACATTTTTAAGCACGAAGAACTTCGTAAGAAGATCTTGATCACGTTCGGATTTATTCTAATCTACCGTGTGGGGTCATTCGTAGTTCTACCAGGTGTAAACTCTGACGTGCTTGCAGCTCAATTGGATTCACTCGGTGGAGGTGGTCTAGGTCAAATCCTAACCCTTTTCACAGGTGGTGCCTTTACCCGAGCTTCAATTTTCGCCTTGGGAATCATGCCGTACATCTCGGCTTCGATCATTATCCAGCTCCTTTCTATCGCAGTACCTTCTGTACAGAAACTGCAGCGTGAAGGAGAAAGTGGACGTAAGAAGATCAGCCAGTGGACGCGTTTCCTTACTATCGCTATTACATTGGTACAAGCACCAGGTTACCTAGCTTCTTCTGTAGCTAGTGTTCCAGGAGCAGTACCTCAAGCAGATAGCTTCTGGTGGTTCTCTTCTGTAACGATCCTTACTGCATCAACACTGTTGATCATGTGGCTAGGTGAGAAGATTACTGACAAGGGTATCGGTAACGGTATTTCTCTACTTATCATGGTAGGTATCATCGCTACATTCCCTCAAGCTATTCTTCAAGAATTCTTGCTTGATGACGTGAAGTTCTACTTCTTCCTTATTGAGATCGCAGCATTGTTGATCGTGATTGGGGCCTGCGTCGCATTGGTACAAGCGGTTCGCCGTGTACCAGTTCAAATGGCAAAGAATATTCAAACGGGTCCAACACACATGCCATTGGGTGAAGGACAGCGTTCTTACATTCCATTGAAAGTGAACTCTTCTGGTGTAATGCCGATCATCTTCGCTCAAGCGATTATGTTCGTGCCTCTTTACATGCAGCAGACAGAAGCCTTCCAGAGCAACTCTGTTCTTTTAGCGCTTTCTGACTTCAACGGAGTGTGGTACAACCTGATCTTCTTCGTGATGATCGTAGTGTTTACCTACTTCTACACGGCAATTACAGTTCGTCCTAAAGACATGGCGGATGACCTTAAGCGTCAAGGTTCTTTCATTCCTGGAGTGAAGCCTGGACGTGCAACAGCGGACTTTCTTGATGGAGTTTTATCAAGAATTACGCTTCCGGGTTCCATATTCCTAGGATTAATTGCAATTTTGCCGGCCATTGTGTTGAATCTTGGTTTGACACACGCGCAAACATTCTCTTACTTCTTCGGAGGTACGTCGCTGTTGATCATGGTAGGTGTTATCCTTGATACACTACAACAGATCGAGAGTTACCTACTGAGCCGTCACTACGATGGTCTGATGAAGTCAGGAAAATTAAGAGGACGAGAAAACTCTCCGGTGAATACTGGAGCAGCATCGTTTTAA
- the eno gene encoding phosphopyruvate hydratase, whose translation MSYIARIHARQILDSRGNPTLEVDVITDQGVLGRAAVPSGASTGVHEAVELRDNDKGIYNGKGVLKAVENVNTVLNEELNGAFLYDQNLIDRAMIGIDGTDNKAILGANAILGVSLAVAHAAAESLGQPLYRYVGGVNANTMPVPMMNILNGGSHADNKIDVQEFMIMPVGAQSFSQGLRMGTEVFHSLKSVLKANGHSTNVGDEGGFAPNLGSNEEALQVVVEAVDKAGYKIGEDILIALDAASSEFYDAEKDRYVFESTGDELTSSELVDFWAEWTRKYPIISIEDGMAEDDWAGWKSLNEKLGDHIQLVGDDLFVTNTTRLARGIEEGSANSILIKVNQIGTLTETIDAVNMGRKYGYTSVMSHRSGETEDNTIADLAVGLNTGQIKTGSASRSDRIAKYNQLLRIEEQLGKLAYYPGKAFRS comes from the coding sequence ATGAGTTACATTGCAAGAATCCACGCACGTCAAATCCTTGACTCGCGAGGTAACCCTACCCTTGAAGTAGATGTGATCACTGATCAAGGCGTCCTCGGTCGCGCTGCAGTGCCATCTGGTGCTTCAACAGGGGTCCACGAAGCTGTTGAGCTTCGTGACAACGATAAAGGCATTTACAACGGTAAAGGTGTCCTGAAAGCAGTTGAGAACGTAAATACTGTTCTTAACGAAGAGCTTAACGGAGCATTCCTTTACGACCAAAACTTGATCGATCGTGCCATGATAGGCATCGACGGTACAGATAATAAAGCCATCCTTGGAGCGAACGCGATCCTTGGTGTATCACTCGCTGTTGCTCATGCAGCAGCTGAATCTCTCGGACAACCACTTTACCGCTACGTGGGTGGAGTGAACGCAAACACGATGCCTGTGCCGATGATGAACATCCTCAATGGAGGTTCTCACGCAGACAACAAGATTGATGTCCAGGAATTCATGATCATGCCAGTGGGTGCGCAGTCGTTCTCTCAAGGTCTACGCATGGGTACGGAAGTATTCCACTCATTGAAGTCTGTATTGAAAGCGAACGGTCACTCAACAAACGTTGGAGACGAAGGTGGATTTGCACCGAACCTTGGTTCGAATGAAGAAGCCCTTCAGGTGGTTGTTGAAGCTGTTGACAAAGCAGGTTACAAGATTGGTGAAGATATCTTGATCGCGCTTGACGCGGCTTCTTCTGAGTTCTACGACGCAGAAAAAGATCGCTACGTTTTCGAATCAACAGGAGATGAGCTCACTTCTTCTGAGCTCGTAGATTTCTGGGCTGAATGGACACGCAAATACCCGATCATCAGCATTGAAGATGGTATGGCAGAAGATGATTGGGCAGGATGGAAGTCATTAAATGAGAAGCTTGGTGACCACATTCAGCTGGTTGGTGACGACTTGTTCGTGACGAATACAACACGTCTTGCTCGAGGAATCGAAGAAGGTTCGGCGAACTCAATTCTGATTAAAGTGAACCAAATCGGAACACTGACAGAAACGATTGACGCAGTGAACATGGGGCGCAAATATGGATACACTTCTGTAATGAGCCACCGCTCTGGAGAAACGGAAGACAACACCATTGCTGACCTTGCTGTAGGTCTGAACACTGGGCAAATCAAAACAGGTTCTGCTTCTCGTTCTGACCGCATCGCGAAGTACAACCAACTCCTTCGTATCGAAGAACAATTAGGAAAGTTAGCTTACTACCCAGGAAAGGCATTCCGCTCGTAG